The Methanothermobacter sp. genome includes a region encoding these proteins:
- the pstB gene encoding phosphate ABC transporter ATP-binding protein PstB: MYRIEVEDLNVYFDEAHILKDVNLKIPKNTVTALIGPSGCGKSTFIRTLNRMNDVIPGFRHEGHVYLDGMDIYDPQMDVVELRKKVGMVFQKPNPFPKSIFENVAYGLRVHGYDDRDFIEERVEESLKAAALWDEVKDKLDKSALGLSGGQQQRLCIARTIAIEPEVILMDEPCSALDPISTTKIEDLIHKLKRDYTIIIVTHNMQQATRVSKYTAFFLHGEIVESGLTEEIFIEPRDKRTEDYITGRFG, encoded by the coding sequence ATGTACAGAATTGAAGTTGAAGACCTCAACGTTTACTTTGACGAGGCACACATCCTCAAGGATGTGAACCTGAAGATTCCAAAAAACACCGTCACGGCCCTGATAGGGCCCTCAGGTTGCGGTAAGTCCACATTCATCAGGACACTCAACAGGATGAACGACGTCATCCCGGGATTCAGACATGAGGGACATGTATACCTTGATGGCATGGACATCTATGACCCCCAGATGGACGTTGTGGAGCTCAGAAAGAAGGTTGGCATGGTCTTTCAGAAGCCCAACCCCTTCCCAAAGTCAATATTTGAGAACGTGGCCTATGGACTCAGGGTTCATGGCTACGATGACAGGGACTTCATAGAGGAAAGGGTGGAGGAGAGCCTCAAGGCAGCGGCACTCTGGGACGAGGTTAAGGATAAGCTTGATAAGTCCGCCCTTGGCCTCTCAGGCGGTCAGCAGCAGAGACTCTGCATCGCAAGGACCATAGCAATAGAGCCAGAGGTCATACTCATGGACGAACCATGCTCAGCCCTTGACCCCATATCCACCACCAAGATAGAGGACCTCATTCACAAGCTGAAGAGAGATTACACCATAATCATAGTCACCCATAACATGCAGCAGGCAACAAGGGTCTCAAAGTACACGGCGTTCTTCCTGCACGGTGAAATAGTTGAGAGCGGCCTTACAGAGGAGATATTCATAGAACCCCGGGATAAGAGGACCGAGGACTATATTACAGGAAGGTTTGGATGA